One region of Longimicrobiaceae bacterium genomic DNA includes:
- a CDS encoding YihY/virulence factor BrkB family protein → MSQIGSPAPGRQLLTAALGALARLFDGTRDFVGRVYRKAGQDDIFFLAGGIAFNIVLGAVPFLLLLITLFGYVLRTQVADPQQAAIDYVFTILPPSPSLERWVREQIGTLMEDLPGFGVLGSVLLVWVSTRLIGSLRSALRNVFDVQEERGIIGGKIFDAKMVVVAGSLFVANTVITVLLEAVQTYGIEFLGLGEGGIVRTLQVLTAQLLAYAFIFLMFLLIYRYLPARRIPWRISLVSALFSSVAFELLKSAFAWYVAYVANYRTTYGYFASLVVLMFWIYYSAVVFVLGGEVGQIYETNRIRRRQRELLD, encoded by the coding sequence GTGTCGCAGATCGGTTCGCCGGCACCGGGGCGGCAGCTGCTCACAGCCGCTCTCGGTGCACTGGCTCGTCTGTTCGACGGCACCCGCGACTTCGTCGGGCGCGTGTACCGCAAGGCGGGTCAGGACGACATCTTCTTCCTCGCCGGGGGAATCGCCTTCAACATCGTCCTCGGTGCGGTCCCCTTTCTCCTGCTGCTGATCACCCTCTTCGGTTACGTGCTGCGCACGCAGGTCGCCGATCCGCAGCAGGCGGCGATCGACTACGTCTTCACCATTCTGCCGCCCAGCCCTTCGCTGGAACGGTGGGTACGGGAGCAGATCGGCACCCTGATGGAGGACCTGCCGGGCTTTGGCGTGCTCGGCTCCGTGCTGCTGGTCTGGGTCTCCACCCGCCTGATCGGCTCCCTGCGCAGTGCGCTCCGCAACGTTTTCGACGTGCAGGAGGAACGGGGCATCATCGGGGGGAAGATCTTCGACGCGAAGATGGTGGTCGTGGCGGGGAGCCTCTTCGTGGCGAACACCGTCATCACCGTCCTGCTCGAGGCGGTGCAGACCTACGGGATCGAATTCCTCGGTCTGGGCGAAGGAGGAATCGTGCGCACGCTGCAGGTGCTCACCGCGCAGCTGCTGGCGTATGCGTTCATCTTCCTGATGTTCCTCCTGATCTATCGCTATCTTCCCGCGCGGCGCATCCCCTGGCGCATCTCCCTGGTGTCCGCCCTCTTCAGCTCGGTGGCCTTCGAGCTCCTCAAGTCGGCCTTCGCTTGGTACGTGGCCTATGTCGCGAACTATCGGACCACCTACGGGTACTTTGCATCGCTCGTGGTCCTGATGTTCTGGATCTACTACTCGGCGGTCGTGTTCGTGCTCGGCGGCGAGGTGGGACAGATCTACGAGACGAACCGCATCCGACGTCGTCAGAGAGAGCTGCTCGATTGA
- a CDS encoding L,D-transpeptidase, with protein sequence MMGRSLRLAALVAALSALPAVASAQGLPGAPLALAHGVEREGAARYRDPPVNVEGRYVVISLDEHRLYMMEDERVIWSTPVGTGTGTRLEGAGQKWDFSTPRGMFRVQYKEKEPVWRVPVWAFVERGEPIPPPDSPKWNEPGMLGTTALYLEEDIAVHGTNFPELLGQPVSHGCIRMSNEAARRLYHEAPVGTPVIIY encoded by the coding sequence ATGATGGGACGATCCCTTCGCCTTGCCGCCCTGGTGGCGGCCCTGAGCGCCCTCCCCGCGGTTGCGTCCGCGCAGGGGCTACCCGGTGCGCCGCTGGCCCTGGCGCACGGGGTCGAGCGGGAGGGAGCGGCCCGCTACCGGGATCCGCCGGTGAACGTGGAGGGGCGGTACGTGGTCATCTCCCTCGACGAGCACCGCCTGTACATGATGGAGGATGAGCGCGTGATCTGGTCGACGCCGGTAGGCACAGGCACCGGCACGCGGCTCGAGGGCGCGGGGCAGAAGTGGGATTTCTCCACCCCGCGGGGGATGTTCCGCGTCCAGTACAAGGAGAAGGAGCCGGTCTGGCGTGTGCCCGTCTGGGCCTTCGTGGAGCGCGGTGAGCCCATCCCGCCCCCCGACTCGCCCAAGTGGAACGAGCCGGGCATGCTGGGCACCACCGCCCTCTACCTCGAGGAAGACATCGCCGTGCACGGCACCAACTTCCCCGAGCTGCTCGGCCAGCCCGTCTCCCACGGCTGCATCCGCATGAGCAACGAGGCGGCGCGGCGGCTGTACCACGAGGCGCCGGTGGGGACGCCGGTGATTATTTACTGA
- the smpB gene encoding SsrA-binding protein SmpB yields the protein MPADTARPNTHIVARNRRARHEYEVLEKYEAGIVLTGTEVKSLRAGKANLQDAYARFDRGELWLYNLHISPYEQGSRFNHDPLRPRKLLLQKRELRKLVGQVEQQGLTLVPLDIYFRRGLAKLTLALVRGKKLHDKREDLRRRAAEREMERAYKGS from the coding sequence ATGCCAGCCGACACCGCACGCCCCAACACCCACATCGTCGCCCGCAACCGGCGCGCGCGGCACGAGTACGAGGTCCTCGAGAAGTACGAGGCGGGGATCGTGCTCACGGGCACGGAGGTGAAGTCGCTGCGCGCGGGGAAGGCGAACCTGCAGGATGCCTACGCTCGCTTCGATCGGGGGGAGCTGTGGCTCTACAACCTCCACATCTCTCCCTACGAGCAGGGCAGCCGCTTCAACCACGACCCGCTCCGCCCGCGCAAGCTGCTGCTCCAGAAGCGCGAGCTGCGCAAGCTGGTGGGGCAGGTCGAGCAGCAGGGGCTCACCCTGGTTCCGCTCGACATCTACTTTCGTCGAGGGCTCGCCAAGCTGACTCTGGCCCTGGTCCGCGGTAAGAAGCTGCATGACAAACGGGAAGACCTCCGCCGGCGCGCGGCGGAACGTGAGATGGAGCGTGCGTACAAGGGGTCTTGA
- a CDS encoding N-acetylmuramoyl-L-alanine amidase, which translates to MRTRGLDRLLAGLLAVLASLPPGAALAQAGDEAKPLVVIDAGHGGVDPGARGPNGTREKDITLRVARALAEELRRSGDFDVRMTRTSDTLIALRDRTRMANRWRAEGGNGDRPAVFISIHANAHRDRGTRGFETYFLSDAKTADAARVAAMENAAQQYEAQESAPADDLSFILTDLRQNRYVHESSSWAEMIQRRLSAMHPGPNRGVKQAGFVVLDGAFMPAVLVELGFITNSREERMLADRDIQRELASRLAASVRDYFDRYLAISGTSAP; encoded by the coding sequence GTGCGTACAAGGGGTCTTGACCGGTTGCTGGCGGGGCTGCTCGCCGTCCTGGCGAGCCTGCCCCCCGGCGCGGCGCTCGCCCAGGCGGGCGACGAGGCGAAGCCACTGGTGGTGATCGACGCGGGACACGGCGGGGTCGACCCGGGAGCACGCGGGCCGAACGGGACGCGGGAGAAGGACATCACGCTGCGGGTGGCCCGGGCGCTGGCGGAGGAACTGCGGCGCAGCGGCGACTTCGACGTGCGCATGACGCGCACTTCCGACACGCTCATCGCCCTGCGCGATCGCACCCGGATGGCAAACCGCTGGCGCGCGGAGGGCGGCAACGGAGATCGACCCGCGGTCTTCATCTCCATTCACGCCAACGCTCACCGCGATCGCGGTACGCGCGGCTTCGAGACCTACTTCCTGTCCGACGCGAAAACCGCCGACGCCGCGCGCGTGGCCGCCATGGAGAACGCGGCGCAGCAGTACGAGGCGCAGGAAAGCGCCCCCGCCGACGACCTCTCCTTCATCCTCACCGATCTGAGGCAGAACCGCTACGTCCACGAGTCGAGCAGCTGGGCGGAGATGATCCAGCGCCGCCTGTCCGCCATGCACCCGGGTCCGAACCGGGGGGTCAAACAGGCGGGGTTCGTGGTGCTGGACGGGGCCTTCATGCCGGCCGTGCTGGTCGAGCTGGGATTCATCACCAATTCGCGCGAGGAGCGGATGCTCGCCGACCGCGACATCCAGCGGGAGCTCGCTTCTCGTCTGGCGGCGTCCGTCCGAGACTACTTCGATCGGTACCTGGCGATCTCGGGGACCTCGGCGCCCTGA
- the pyrF gene encoding orotidine-5'-phosphate decarboxylase has product MNADSSGHFPSAAAPRAAVPILALDVPSAEEAFALVERVPRADFVKVGLQLFTAEGPAVVRQLRARGRRVFLDLKLHDIPNTVAGAVESAAKLGVDLLTVHASGGEVMLRAAVEAAERALEPPQLLAVTVLTSFSAEGLGQAWGREALDVEREVVRLATLARDAGIPGVVASVREVTPIRAALGHSLRILTPGIRLAGDAPGDQTRIATPAEAVRLGSDYLVIGRTVTAAPDPAAAFDRVLAELEGLSVEARSG; this is encoded by the coding sequence ATGAACGCTGACAGCTCCGGTCATTTTCCGTCGGCCGCCGCTCCGCGCGCGGCCGTGCCGATTCTCGCCCTCGACGTGCCGAGCGCGGAGGAGGCCTTTGCGCTGGTCGAGCGCGTTCCGCGCGCGGACTTCGTGAAGGTCGGCCTGCAGCTCTTCACCGCCGAGGGCCCCGCGGTCGTGCGGCAGCTCCGCGCCCGAGGTCGACGGGTCTTCCTCGATCTCAAGCTGCACGACATCCCCAACACGGTGGCGGGCGCGGTGGAGTCCGCGGCAAAGCTCGGGGTGGACCTGCTCACCGTGCACGCCTCGGGGGGTGAGGTGATGCTGCGCGCCGCGGTCGAAGCGGCGGAGCGCGCTCTGGAGCCACCGCAGCTCCTCGCCGTCACGGTGCTGACGTCCTTTTCCGCGGAGGGTCTCGGGCAGGCGTGGGGCAGGGAGGCGCTCGATGTCGAGCGTGAGGTGGTGCGCCTGGCCACGCTGGCGCGCGACGCCGGCATCCCGGGGGTGGTGGCTTCGGTGCGCGAGGTGACCCCCATTCGGGCCGCGCTGGGGCATTCCCTGCGCATCCTCACCCCGGGGATTCGCCTTGCCGGAGACGCCCCGGGGGACCAGACGCGCATCGCCACCCCCGCGGAAGCGGTGCGCCTGGGCTCGGATTACCTGGTGATTGGCCGCACCGTGACCGCCGCTCCCGACCCGGCCGCCGCTTTCGATCGCGTGCTCGCCGAGCTGGAGGGTCTCTCCGTGGAAGCGAGGTCCGGGTGA
- the cysS gene encoding cysteine--tRNA ligase, producing the protein MRSGSSTTQQPHMLHFFNSLTRRREEFVPLEPGRVGMYVCGPTIYAPPHIGNLRTFFFADILHRYLEFRGYEVRFVMNLTDVDDKTIAGAVRAGVSLREHTEPFARILFENFDALGIARADVYPRATEYVPQMIELIAKLIDRGLAYESEGSVYYDISEFPEYGKLSRVDLEHTRRGERVAADEYDRGDVRDFALWKAAKPEDEKVGAVWDTPWGPGRPGWHIECSAMSMHELGETFDIHGGGVDLLFPHHEDEIAQSEGATGKPFARYWLHSEFLQVDGEKMAKSAGNIYTLEELVEQGARPSSIRYVFLTAHYRTKLNFTWEALEAGAESVRRLWSTYERLRREHPRSPHPRAHDEPRLHEAASRALTDFTQAMDDDLNTSVALSAVWGLVREINSRLDELGTQPITDAEAQTALDALERMDSVLNIIGLASREQESRVSAELEAWIEERLAARQEARKARDFALADRIRDEIAARGVVLEDTPTGTRWKVIN; encoded by the coding sequence ATGCGTAGCGGGTCGTCCACAACGCAGCAGCCACACATGCTCCACTTCTTCAATTCGCTGACGCGGCGACGCGAGGAGTTCGTCCCCCTGGAACCCGGGCGGGTGGGGATGTACGTGTGTGGCCCGACCATCTACGCGCCCCCGCACATCGGCAACCTCCGCACTTTCTTCTTCGCCGACATCCTGCACCGGTACCTCGAGTTCCGCGGCTATGAGGTGCGGTTCGTGATGAACCTCACCGATGTGGACGACAAGACGATCGCTGGGGCGGTGCGTGCCGGGGTGTCCCTGCGCGAGCACACCGAGCCGTTCGCGCGCATCCTCTTCGAGAACTTCGACGCACTGGGGATCGCCCGAGCGGACGTCTACCCGCGCGCGACGGAGTACGTGCCGCAGATGATCGAGCTCATCGCGAAGCTCATCGATCGCGGGCTGGCCTACGAATCCGAGGGATCGGTCTACTACGACATCTCCGAGTTCCCCGAGTATGGCAAGCTCTCGCGGGTGGACCTCGAGCACACCCGGCGCGGGGAGCGCGTGGCCGCCGACGAGTACGATCGTGGGGACGTGCGTGACTTCGCGCTCTGGAAGGCGGCCAAGCCGGAGGACGAGAAGGTGGGCGCCGTGTGGGACACGCCGTGGGGACCGGGCCGTCCGGGCTGGCACATCGAGTGCTCGGCGATGAGCATGCACGAGCTGGGGGAGACCTTCGACATCCACGGCGGCGGGGTGGATCTCCTCTTCCCGCACCACGAGGACGAGATCGCCCAGTCCGAAGGCGCCACGGGCAAACCGTTTGCCCGCTACTGGCTGCACTCCGAGTTCCTGCAGGTGGACGGCGAGAAGATGGCCAAGTCCGCCGGGAACATCTACACCCTGGAGGAGCTGGTGGAGCAGGGGGCGCGGCCGTCCTCGATTCGTTACGTCTTCCTGACGGCGCACTATCGGACCAAGCTCAATTTTACCTGGGAGGCGCTCGAGGCCGGGGCCGAGTCGGTCCGGCGGCTCTGGTCGACCTACGAGCGGCTGCGCCGCGAGCATCCGCGCTCCCCGCACCCGCGCGCGCACGACGAGCCGCGCCTGCACGAGGCGGCTTCGCGGGCCCTCACCGACTTCACCCAGGCCATGGACGACGACCTGAACACCAGCGTCGCCCTGTCCGCGGTGTGGGGACTCGTGCGGGAGATCAACAGCCGCCTGGATGAGCTGGGAACCCAGCCGATCACGGATGCGGAGGCGCAGACGGCGCTGGATGCGCTCGAGCGGATGGACTCCGTGCTGAACATCATCGGCCTCGCCTCGCGCGAGCAGGAGTCGCGGGTGAGCGCCGAGCTGGAGGCCTGGATCGAGGAGCGCCTCGCGGCGCGGCAGGAGGCCCGCAAAGCGCGAGATTTCGCCCTCGCCGACCGCATCCGCGACGAGATCGCGGCCCGCGGCGTCGTTCTCGAGGATACGCCTACCGGCACGCGGTGGAAGGTGATAAACTGA